A portion of the Pseudomonas koreensis genome contains these proteins:
- the hisI gene encoding phosphoribosyl-AMP cyclohydrolase — protein sequence MKNWLDEIKWDADGLVPAIAQDHKTGRVLMMAWMNREALELTAAENRAIYWSRSRGKLWRKGEESGHVQTLHEMRLDCDADVIILMVEQIGDIACHTGRQSCFYRVFENGDWKTVDPVLKDPHAIYSAGHTHE from the coding sequence ATGAAAAACTGGCTGGACGAGATCAAGTGGGACGCCGACGGCCTGGTGCCGGCGATTGCCCAGGATCACAAGACCGGGCGCGTATTGATGATGGCCTGGATGAACCGCGAAGCGCTGGAACTGACCGCCGCGGAGAATCGTGCAATCTACTGGTCACGTTCCCGTGGCAAGCTGTGGCGCAAGGGCGAGGAGTCCGGCCATGTGCAGACCCTGCATGAAATGCGTCTGGACTGTGACGCCGACGTGATCATCCTGATGGTTGAACAGATCGGCGACATCGCCTGCCACACCGGCCGTCAGAGCTGCTTTTACCGGGTCTTCGAAAACGGCGACTGGAAAACGGTCGACCCGGTTCTGAAAGACCCGCATGCCATCTACTCCGCAGGACACACACATGAGTGA
- the ubiB gene encoding ubiquinone biosynthesis regulatory protein kinase UbiB, which produces MKLLAVRRLLRIQRVVIRYRLDDLLFDLPLPWFLLAVRFLLPWRWLPRKPLELNRGARLRLALQDLGPIFIKFGQILSTRRDLLPEDIADELMLLQDRVPPFDSQLSIKLIEEQLGKKISEVFSRFDVEPLASASVAQVHAAQLKSGEEVVVKVIRPGLKPVIAQDLAWLFILARAAEKFSADARLLHPVDVVQDYEKTIYDELDLLREAANASQLRRNFEGSQLLYVPQVYWDWCRPKVLVMERIYGIQVTDLATLADQRTDMKMLAERGVEIFFTQVFRDSFFHADMHPGNIFVSTVNPWSPQYIAIDCGIVGSLTPEDQDYLARNLFAFFKRDYRRVAQLHIDSGWVPAETKLNEFEAAIRTVCEPIFEKPLKDISFGQVLMRLFQTARRFNMEVQPQLVLLQKTLLNIEGLGRQLYPDLDLWNTAQPFLERWMRERVSPKALLGNVQSQLEQIPHLSNMARDLLERMSQPHAKDPPPPWHKRKDDWFLRLLGCAHLAGGATLAAGGPLTDWAHWPAGIMLAVGLYLVVRR; this is translated from the coding sequence ATGAAGCTGCTTGCCGTCCGCCGTCTGTTGCGCATCCAGCGCGTCGTGATCCGCTACCGCCTCGATGACCTGCTGTTCGATCTGCCGCTGCCCTGGTTTCTCCTGGCAGTACGCTTTCTGCTGCCGTGGCGCTGGCTGCCGCGCAAGCCGCTGGAGCTCAATCGAGGCGCGCGCTTGCGTCTGGCATTGCAGGATCTGGGGCCGATTTTCATCAAGTTCGGGCAGATTCTTTCGACCCGCCGCGACCTGTTGCCGGAAGACATCGCCGATGAGCTGATGCTGTTGCAGGACCGCGTGCCGCCGTTCGATTCGCAACTGTCAATCAAGCTGATCGAAGAACAGCTGGGCAAGAAAATCAGCGAAGTGTTCAGTCGCTTCGACGTTGAGCCGCTGGCCTCGGCCTCGGTGGCGCAGGTGCATGCGGCGCAGCTCAAAAGCGGCGAAGAAGTGGTGGTCAAGGTCATTCGCCCCGGCCTGAAACCGGTGATCGCGCAGGATCTGGCGTGGCTGTTCATCCTCGCCCGCGCTGCCGAGAAATTCTCCGCTGACGCGCGCCTGCTGCACCCGGTCGACGTGGTGCAGGATTACGAAAAAACCATTTACGACGAACTCGACCTGTTGCGCGAGGCGGCCAACGCCAGCCAGTTGCGCCGCAACTTCGAAGGCTCGCAGCTGCTGTACGTGCCGCAAGTCTATTGGGACTGGTGCCGGCCGAAAGTGCTGGTAATGGAGCGCATCTACGGGATACAGGTCACTGACCTGGCGACCCTCGCCGACCAGCGCACCGACATGAAAATGCTCGCCGAGCGCGGTGTGGAGATCTTCTTCACCCAAGTGTTCCGCGACAGCTTTTTCCACGCCGACATGCACCCGGGCAACATCTTCGTCAGCACCGTCAATCCGTGGAGCCCGCAGTACATTGCGATCGACTGCGGCATCGTCGGCAGCCTGACGCCGGAAGACCAGGATTATCTGGCGCGCAACCTGTTCGCCTTCTTCAAGCGTGACTACCGCCGTGTCGCGCAGTTGCACATCGATTCGGGCTGGGTGCCGGCGGAAACCAAACTCAACGAATTCGAAGCAGCGATCCGTACCGTCTGCGAACCGATCTTCGAAAAACCGTTAAAAGATATTTCATTTGGCCAGGTGCTGATGCGCCTGTTCCAGACTGCGCGCCGCTTCAACATGGAAGTGCAGCCGCAGCTGGTGCTGTTGCAGAAGACCCTGCTGAACATCGAAGGCCTTGGTCGTCAGCTGTATCCGGATCTGGATCTGTGGAACACCGCGCAGCCGTTTCTCGAGCGCTGGATGCGCGAACGCGTCAGCCCGAAAGCCTTGCTGGGCAACGTGCAGAGCCAGCTGGAGCAGATTCCGCACCTGTCGAACATGGCCCGCGATCTGCTCGAACGCATGTCGCAACCTCACGCCAAAGATCCACCGCCGCCGTGGCACAAACGCAAGGACGACTGGTTCCTGCGCCTGCTCGGCTGCGCGCATCTGGCCGGCGGCGCGACCCTCGCCGCCGGTGGCCCGCTGACCGATTGGGCACACTGGCCCGCCGGAATCATGCTGGCGGTCGGTTTGTATCTGGTCGTTCGCCGATAG
- a CDS encoding ubiquinone biosynthesis accessory factor UbiJ, which produces MLLTGLLASVELGLNRVLRLDSTAMPRLAHLTGKVIAVDCRSPAIQLFILPSDEGLMLASQWAADVDCTLRAPASSLVKLALSKDKTAVLHAPEVELDGDSGVLLELAGVLQDLELDWEYELSRWLGPVATQLLGGHLRSRARWYQQGFASLNQNLAEYLAEESRTLVGQREAEARFSELDRIKLDLERLEARFERLSRSLDPSDNA; this is translated from the coding sequence ATGTTGCTCACCGGGCTGCTCGCCAGCGTCGAACTCGGCCTCAACCGGGTGCTGCGTCTCGACAGCACGGCGATGCCGCGCCTGGCGCATCTGACCGGCAAGGTGATTGCCGTCGATTGCCGCAGTCCGGCCATACAACTATTCATTCTGCCCAGCGACGAAGGCCTGATGCTGGCTTCACAGTGGGCCGCGGATGTCGACTGCACGCTGCGCGCACCGGCCTCGAGCCTGGTGAAACTGGCTCTGAGCAAAGACAAGACCGCCGTGCTGCACGCACCCGAAGTCGAGCTCGATGGCGACAGCGGCGTGTTGCTGGAGCTGGCCGGCGTGCTGCAAGACCTCGAGCTGGACTGGGAGTACGAACTCTCGCGCTGGCTCGGCCCGGTCGCCACGCAGTTGCTCGGTGGTCATCTGCGCAGCCGCGCGCGCTGGTATCAACAAGGATTTGCCAGCCTCAACCAGAATCTTGCCGAATACCTCGCCGAAGAATCACGCACCCTTGTCGGGCAGCGCGAAGCCGAAGCGCGGTTCAGCGAACTGGACCGGATCAAACTTGATCTGGAACGACTCGAGGCGCGTTTCGAGCGCCTTTCCCGATCCCTCGACCCAAGCGATAACGCATGA
- the ubiE gene encoding bifunctional demethylmenaquinone methyltransferase/2-methoxy-6-polyprenyl-1,4-benzoquinol methylase UbiE has product MTDQRKGSDAEPTTHFGFKNVPESQKAEKVAEVFHSVAAKYDLMNDLLSGGMHRLWKRFAIELSGVRSGNRVLDIAGGTGDLTRKFSHLVGPTGQVVLADINESMLKVGRDRLLDLGVAGNVEFVQADAEKLPFPDNHFDCVTIAFGLRNVTHKEDALRSMLRVLKPGGRLLVLEFSKPTNALMSKAYDAYSFAFMPLMGKLITNDSESYRYLAESIRMHPNQETLKSMMVEAGFDRVTYHNMTAGIVALHRGIKP; this is encoded by the coding sequence ATGACTGATCAGCGCAAAGGCAGCGATGCCGAACCCACCACTCACTTCGGCTTCAAAAACGTTCCGGAAAGCCAGAAAGCGGAAAAAGTCGCTGAGGTTTTCCATTCCGTAGCCGCGAAATACGACCTGATGAACGACCTTCTGTCGGGCGGCATGCACCGCCTGTGGAAGCGTTTCGCGATCGAGCTTTCCGGCGTGCGCAGCGGCAACCGCGTGCTCGACATTGCCGGCGGCACCGGCGACCTGACCCGCAAGTTCTCGCACCTCGTCGGCCCGACCGGCCAGGTCGTGCTGGCAGACATCAACGAATCGATGCTCAAGGTCGGCCGTGATCGCCTGCTCGATCTGGGCGTTGCCGGCAACGTCGAATTCGTCCAGGCCGACGCGGAAAAACTGCCATTCCCGGACAACCACTTCGACTGCGTGACCATCGCCTTCGGCCTGCGCAACGTGACGCACAAAGAGGACGCGTTGCGTTCGATGCTGCGTGTGCTCAAGCCCGGCGGACGCCTGCTGGTGCTGGAATTCTCCAAGCCGACCAACGCGCTGATGTCCAAAGCCTACGACGCCTACTCGTTCGCTTTCATGCCGCTGATGGGCAAGCTGATCACCAATGACTCGGAAAGCTATCGCTATCTGGCCGAATCGATCCGCATGCACCCGAATCAGGAAACCCTGAAGTCGATGATGGTCGAGGCCGGTTTCGACCGCGTGACCTATCACAACATGACCGCAGGCATCGTCGCCCTGCACCGCGGCATCAAACCCTGA
- a CDS encoding polyhydroxyalkanoic acid system family protein, with protein MAKISVERAHTLGKEAAREKADKLAKKLNEQYGLEPQWSGDTLNLKRSGVKGEVHVADDSIRVDVELGLMMSAMSGMIKAEIEKALDKALA; from the coding sequence ATGGCCAAAATCAGTGTTGAGCGCGCCCACACCCTGGGCAAGGAAGCTGCCCGCGAGAAGGCCGACAAGCTGGCCAAAAAACTCAATGAACAATACGGCCTGGAGCCACAGTGGTCAGGCGACACCCTGAACCTCAAGCGCTCGGGCGTGAAAGGTGAAGTGCACGTGGCAGACGATTCGATCAGGGTCGACGTCGAGCTGGGCCTGATGATGTCGGCCATGAGCGGCATGATCAAAGCCGAGATCGAAAAAGCCCTCGACAAAGCCTTGGCCTGA
- a CDS encoding phasin family protein, whose product MAKVILKKKIDAPTSTLSDVKSYARKIWLAGLGAYTKVGQEGSEYFQELVAAGQTVEKKGKKAVSEKLLAANAEIDDAATQVSSFKGRVEVQLDKVEKAFDNRVGSALNRIGIPSKHDVEALSAKLDELTALLERVARKS is encoded by the coding sequence ATGGCCAAAGTCATTTTGAAGAAAAAAATCGACGCTCCGACTTCCACTCTGAGCGACGTCAAATCCTATGCCCGCAAGATCTGGCTGGCAGGCCTGGGCGCCTACACCAAGGTCGGCCAGGAGGGCAGCGAGTACTTTCAAGAGCTCGTCGCCGCTGGTCAAACTGTTGAAAAGAAAGGCAAAAAAGCTGTCAGCGAAAAACTCCTCGCGGCCAACGCCGAGATCGATGACGCGGCCACTCAGGTCAGCTCGTTCAAGGGCCGCGTTGAGGTTCAGCTGGACAAGGTCGAGAAGGCCTTCGACAACCGTGTGGGCAGCGCCTTGAATCGGATCGGCATTCCGTCTAAACATGACGTTGAGGCACTCTCTGCTAAGCTCGATGAGCTGACGGCATTGCTCGAACGCGTCGCGCGAAAATCTTAA
- a CDS encoding phasin family protein, whose product MAGKKNTDKEGSSWIGKVEDYSRKIWLAGLGVYSKIDTDGSKLFDALVKDGEKAEKLTKTAVGKKVEDSTSSAKSRISGVKDRALGKWDELEGAFDKRLNSAISRLGVPSRNEVKALNAKVDTLTRQIEKLTGLKAQPVAAKTAAAKPATKTAAAKPATKTAAKPLTKAAAKPAAKAAAKPAAKTAAAKPATKAAAKPVAAKAAAKPATKAATKAAAKPAAKTAAKPAAKPAAKTAAAKPAAKAAAKPAAAKKPAVKKPAAPKAAAPKPAAAASTAPTAPANAANSAAAPTAAATPTAASTPSTPSSQS is encoded by the coding sequence ATGGCTGGCAAAAAGAACACCGATAAAGAAGGCAGCTCGTGGATCGGGAAAGTCGAAGACTACTCCCGCAAAATCTGGCTGGCTGGTTTAGGCGTGTACTCGAAGATCGACACTGACGGCAGCAAACTCTTCGATGCATTGGTCAAAGACGGCGAGAAAGCCGAGAAGCTCACCAAGACAGCGGTCGGCAAGAAAGTCGAGGACTCGACCTCTTCGGCCAAGTCGCGCATCAGCGGCGTGAAAGACCGCGCACTGGGCAAGTGGGACGAGCTCGAAGGCGCGTTCGACAAGCGTCTGAACAGCGCGATTTCGCGCCTGGGTGTACCGAGCCGCAACGAGGTCAAGGCGCTCAACGCCAAGGTCGATACGCTGACCAGGCAGATCGAAAAACTCACCGGTCTGAAGGCTCAGCCCGTAGCGGCGAAAACCGCGGCGGCGAAACCGGCTACCAAAACTGCGGCGGCCAAACCTGCGACGAAAACCGCAGCCAAGCCACTGACCAAAGCGGCGGCAAAACCTGCTGCGAAAGCTGCGGCCAAGCCGGCCGCGAAAACCGCAGCCGCCAAGCCTGCGACCAAAGCGGCCGCCAAACCGGTTGCCGCGAAGGCCGCTGCCAAACCGGCAACCAAAGCGGCAACCAAAGCGGCAGCAAAACCGGCCGCTAAAACTGCAGCGAAACCAGCGGCCAAGCCAGCAGCGAAAACCGCTGCCGCCAAACCCGCTGCGAAGGCTGCGGCCAAGCCGGCTGCGGCGAAAAAGCCTGCAGTGAAAAAACCGGCCGCGCCGAAAGCCGCTGCGCCGAAACCGGCCGCCGCGGCATCGACGGCTCCAACAGCTCCGGCCAACGCAGCGAACTCCGCTGCGGCACCCACGGCAGCAGCTACCCCGACTGCAGCATCGACTCCGTCGACGCCCTCCAGTCAGTCCTGA
- a CDS encoding TetR/AcrR family transcriptional regulator produces MKTRDRILECALQLFNEKGEPNVSTMEVANEMGISPGNLYYHFHGKEPLILGLFERFQHELAPLLDPPPEVELAPEDYWLFLHLIVERLAQYRFLFQDLSNLAGRLPKLAKGIRNLLNALKRTLASLLARLKAAGQLVSDTQALGQLVEQVTMTLLFSLDYQRILDREGEVRLVVYQIMMLVAPHLLPPVKVATERMALQYLEDHD; encoded by the coding sequence ATGAAAACCCGCGACCGGATTCTCGAATGTGCGCTGCAACTGTTCAACGAAAAGGGCGAGCCGAACGTTTCCACCATGGAGGTGGCCAACGAAATGGGGATCAGCCCCGGCAATCTCTACTACCACTTCCACGGCAAGGAACCGCTGATTCTCGGCCTGTTCGAACGCTTCCAGCATGAACTCGCACCCCTGCTCGACCCGCCACCGGAGGTGGAACTGGCGCCGGAGGATTACTGGCTGTTTCTGCACTTGATCGTCGAGCGGCTGGCGCAATACCGGTTCCTGTTCCAGGACCTGTCGAACCTCGCCGGACGCCTGCCAAAACTGGCCAAGGGCATTCGCAATCTGCTCAATGCGCTGAAGCGGACGCTGGCGTCGCTGCTGGCGCGGTTGAAGGCTGCCGGGCAACTGGTCAGCGATACCCAGGCGCTGGGGCAACTGGTGGAGCAGGTGACCATGACGTTGCTGTTCTCGCTCGATTACCAGCGGATCCTCGATCGTGAGGGCGAGGTTCGGTTGGTGGTTTATCAGATCATGATGCTGGTGGCGCCGCATTTGCTGCCGCCGGTGAAGGTGGCGACAGAGCGGATGGCCTTGCAATACCTTGAGGATCACGACTGA